The following proteins come from a genomic window of Montipora capricornis isolate CH-2021 chromosome 9, ASM3666992v2, whole genome shotgun sequence:
- the LOC138015547 gene encoding QRFP-like peptide receptor isoform X1, with amino-acid sequence MTGRSQESKMANDSHHQNRTLPPNFEPISSSECIAWLTVFNIEAVAIVTMNALTIIIFLKERILHKRTTYLVISLAVADMFVAYILITESLLLGVNCNLWTINLFRSFDSITCFASLAHFFTAASVANLAAISLERMHATFRPFKHRLLKKKMFGAAVAGVWFTAALSTAITCSKRFRGRSDITTIFQGQASYLALLLCCLLIIVVSYTSIATKFNCGTHPQHHGAIRRERKLTKTLFIVTTVSLILVMPFPFFVFLSSVTSSEMFETISHETRKHLVYSLECLFYGNSLINPLLYAFKMPEFKRSLFLLLRCRSRSEPVQGFPLNDI; translated from the coding sequence ATGGCCAATGATTCTCATCACCAAAACAGAACACTTCCTCCAAATTTTGAGCCCATTTCTTCATCCGAGTGCATCGCCTGGCTGACAGTATTTAACATCGAAGCTGTTGCTATAGTGACCATGAATGCCCTTACAATCATTATTTTCCTGAAAGAGCGAATCCTTCACAAGCGTACCACGTACCTGGTGATCAGCCTGGCGGTTGCGGACATGTTTGTTGCATACATCTTGATCACTGAGAGTTTGTTATTGGGCGTCAATTGTAACTTGTGGACGATAAACCTGTTCAGGAGCTTTGACAGCATCACATGTTTTGCAAGTTTGGCACATTTCTTTACAGCAGCCTCTGTAGCAAACCTTGCTGCTATTTCTTTGGAGAGGATGCACGCAACTTTTCGTCCATTCAAGCATCGCCTCCTGAAAAAGAAGATGTTTGGAGCAGCTGTTGCGGGTGTTTGGTTTACAGCTGCCTTGTCTACAGCTATCACTTGTTCAAAACGTTTCCGGGGCCGCTCAGATATCACTACTATTTTTCAAGGGCAAGCATCATACCTCGCGCTGCTATTGTGTTGCCTTTTGATCATCGTTGTTTCTTACACGTCCATCGCTACTAAATTTAACTGTGGAACGCATCCTCAGCATCATGGtgcaatcagaagagaaagaaAGCTGACCAAGACATTGTTCATTGTAACAACTGTATCGTTAATACTAGTGATGCCATTTCCATTTTTCGTGTTTCTTTCTTCTGTCACTTCAAGCGAAATGTTTGAAACCATTTCTCATGAAACACGGAAGCATTTAGTTTATTCCTTAGAGTGCTTATTTTACGGAAACTCTCttataaatccattgttatatgCATTTAAAATGCCAGAGTTCAAAAGatctctgtttttattattgcgtTGTAGATCTCGCTCGGAGCCAGTTCAGGGTTTTCCTCTTAATGACATTTAA
- the LOC138015547 gene encoding QRFP-like peptide receptor isoform X2, translating to MANDSHHQNRTLPPNFEPISSSECIAWLTVFNIEAVAIVTMNALTIIIFLKERILHKRTTYLVISLAVADMFVAYILITESLLLGVNCNLWTINLFRSFDSITCFASLAHFFTAASVANLAAISLERMHATFRPFKHRLLKKKMFGAAVAGVWFTAALSTAITCSKRFRGRSDITTIFQGQASYLALLLCCLLIIVVSYTSIATKFNCGTHPQHHGAIRRERKLTKTLFIVTTVSLILVMPFPFFVFLSSVTSSEMFETISHETRKHLVYSLECLFYGNSLINPLLYAFKMPEFKRSLFLLLRCRSRSEPVQGFPLNDI from the coding sequence ATGGCCAATGATTCTCATCACCAAAACAGAACACTTCCTCCAAATTTTGAGCCCATTTCTTCATCCGAGTGCATCGCCTGGCTGACAGTATTTAACATCGAAGCTGTTGCTATAGTGACCATGAATGCCCTTACAATCATTATTTTCCTGAAAGAGCGAATCCTTCACAAGCGTACCACGTACCTGGTGATCAGCCTGGCGGTTGCGGACATGTTTGTTGCATACATCTTGATCACTGAGAGTTTGTTATTGGGCGTCAATTGTAACTTGTGGACGATAAACCTGTTCAGGAGCTTTGACAGCATCACATGTTTTGCAAGTTTGGCACATTTCTTTACAGCAGCCTCTGTAGCAAACCTTGCTGCTATTTCTTTGGAGAGGATGCACGCAACTTTTCGTCCATTCAAGCATCGCCTCCTGAAAAAGAAGATGTTTGGAGCAGCTGTTGCGGGTGTTTGGTTTACAGCTGCCTTGTCTACAGCTATCACTTGTTCAAAACGTTTCCGGGGCCGCTCAGATATCACTACTATTTTTCAAGGGCAAGCATCATACCTCGCGCTGCTATTGTGTTGCCTTTTGATCATCGTTGTTTCTTACACGTCCATCGCTACTAAATTTAACTGTGGAACGCATCCTCAGCATCATGGtgcaatcagaagagaaagaaAGCTGACCAAGACATTGTTCATTGTAACAACTGTATCGTTAATACTAGTGATGCCATTTCCATTTTTCGTGTTTCTTTCTTCTGTCACTTCAAGCGAAATGTTTGAAACCATTTCTCATGAAACACGGAAGCATTTAGTTTATTCCTTAGAGTGCTTATTTTACGGAAACTCTCttataaatccattgttatatgCATTTAAAATGCCAGAGTTCAAAAGatctctgtttttattattgcgtTGTAGATCTCGCTCGGAGCCAGTTCAGGGTTTTCCTCTTAATGACATTTAA